The Halobacterium hubeiense genome contains the following window.
CGGACGGTTGTCAGACGCCCGGCGTCACTGCCGGAGGTCGCGGCGGTCGTAGTGGCGCTGGCAGCTACGGCAGTAGTACCGGCCGTCGCGCTGGCGGCGCAGTCGCGTGTGGCCGCGCGGGCACTTGACGCGCCAGCCGGCGTCGGACGGGTAGTCGGGCATAGCTGCGTCTGACGCGCGTCGCACACAAGAACGGAATCCTGCCGCGCGGTGAAACTGAAAGTGGGTCACACCAGCGAACCCACGAACAGCAGGACCGCGACAACGCCCGAGGCCGCGGCAGCGCTCCCGAACGTGCCGTCGTGGCCTTCGTGGAGGCCGTGCGTCCAGATGTACGCCTGCCACGCGGTGCCGACGAGCGCGCCGAGCGCGCCGATTGCGGTGCCGGTCGTGTTCGTGAGCTGCCGGAGCTGGTCGGCCAGCAGTTCCGGGTCGCTGGCGAAGTCGACGCCCGAGAACAGGACGACGAGGCCGACGACGCCGAAGGCGGTCTGGACGAGCTGCGCGGGCATCGCCCAGCCGGTGACCGACAGCGTCGCGGTGAACGACCCGCGGCTCCCGGTGAACGCGCCGACCGCGTGCAGCGCGACGGCGACCACCACCCAGCTGAGGAGAGTGCCGAAGAAAATCAGGGGAATGCGCCCGTATATCGCGTCCCGGAGCTCTGCGCCGACCGAGACCTGCTCGGTCCGCGGTTCGTCGATGGTGCACTGCTCGGGCAGCGAGACGTTCATCTCCGCGAACGACTGGCACGTCGACTCGGGCCACGGCTCCATCGTCGTGCGCGTGACGGTGGCGTCGATTTGGGCGGCCATGTACTCGCCGATGCCGGCGACCACGACGGACGTGACGACGGCGACCGCGACGACGACGAGCGCGGCGCCGGCGAGCGAGCGCTCGGGCGGGTGCGTCTCGAAGAACGAGCCCGGGTCGAACAGCAGCGACCGCAGGCCGTGGAGGGCGTCCCGGAGCATGGGGCGGGTGGTTCGCCCACGGCGCGCTTCAACGTACCGGCGACTCGCGGCGCGTGCGAGGTCAGTCGTGCTTCCGGAGGGACTCCTCGCGGAGTTCGCCGCGCGCGTGCCACGTCCGCGGCCGGCACGCGACGGCGACCGCAGTCCCGTACGTCGCGGCGACGGCGGCCGTCACGACGACGCCGGGCAGCGAGCCAATGGCAGCGCTGGCCGGCCACGCCGCCGGGGAGAACGCGGTGACGCGCACTACCCACGCCACGAGCAGCACCGTCGATAACGGCAGATAGATGCGGCGCAGGCGGTGGGCTATCGCCTCCTCCGCGGACACCTTGATGGTGGGTTCGCGGTAGTCGCGGGCGAGGCGCTCGCGCCAGTCGGCGTCCGGCGACGTCTCGCCGGGCGCGAGGCCGACGGCGACGACGTTCTCTTGGAGCGTGCGGACGCGGCTCCGCCAGATGTCGTAGCCGCGGTAGCGGCGCGCTTCCACGCCGAGGAAGGCGCCGAGCGCGACGACGCCGACGAGCAGGAGGTAGTGGGGGTTCGAGCGCCCGGAGAACGCCCACGTGAGGACCGCGGCCATCACGACGACCGCCCAGTTCGTCGTGCGGTCGAGGCGCTCGCGCCAGAACTTCATGCGGTGAATCTCCCCGCGGTAGACGTGCGCGAGCGCTGAACTGGGACCCATGTCCGTCTCGAACAGTCCCACGCCGAGTTCGGGGTCGGTCGCGGTCGCGTCGTCACCGCCGGGCGAGTCAGAACTGTCGTCGGGCATCGGTCAGACGAGCAGCTGGACGTCCGCGTCGGCCATGTCCCGGAGCGCGGTGGCGGCGCCGACGCCGACGGTGACGCCGTCGTAGAAGTCGTCGGCGTCGTAGTCCAGCAGGTCGATGGTCATCTGGCAGGCCTGGAACTCCACGCCCATCTCGATACCCGTTTCGAGGAGGTCGGCGACCGAGGCGGTGCCGTTGGCGTCGAGTTTGCGTTCGAGCATCCGCGTGGTCACGCGATCCATCCCGGGCAGCGCCGCGACGGCGTTGGGCACCGGGAGGTTGGGGTTGCCGACGGCGCTCAGTTCGAGGCTGTCGGCGCGCTCCTCGTGGAGGACGTCCAGTCCCCAGAACGTGTGGAAGACGGTGACGTCCCAGTCGAAGGCAGCGGCCGTGGTCGCGAGGATGAGCGGCGGGTACGCCATGTCGAGCGTGCCCTTCGTGGCGATGATGCTCAGTTTCGGTTGGTCCTCGTCGTCGGCATCGTCGAGGCGGGCTTCGAGGTCGGCGACGCGCGCCGCGAGCTCCTCGCGCGTGGGTTCGGCCGATTCCGCGCTCATCGGTCCGTCCGGCGGACGTAGTGCGTGTAGACGTCGCCGTCCTCGGTCTGGTCGAGGAGTTCGACGCCGCCGGTGCCGTCGGCCCACCCGGCGAGGTCGCTGACGCTCCCGGGGTCGGTCGCGCGCACTTCGAGGACGTCGCCGACCGCGAGGTCGTCGGTCGCCTGCTTGGTCTTGACCACCGGCATCGGGCAGCTCAGGCCGGTCGCGTCGAGGGTTTCGTCTGCGTTCATGATTGTGCTCGTCCCGCAATACCGGTCGATGGGTGAAAAGCCCGTCGGTAGTAGTTCAGTAGTGAAGCAATAGCCCAAATCCATATGTCGAAGATGACGCCCCAAATTATCTATTCCGCGTGTTTTCCGTCTAATCCAGAGTCGGTATTGTACTCCCTATGCTCTTCTACGCGAAGGTTTATTCGTCCGGGTCCGGTAACCACAGCCGAGATGAAACCCGAAGACTTCCCGGCGACCGACGCGACCCCCGACAGCGTCGCGCCGAGCGAGCTGAAATCCCGCATCGACGCCGGCGAAGACGTCTTCGTCCTCGACGTGCGCGCGGCGAGCAACTACGAGGAGTGGCACATCGACGGCGGCGTCGAGTCGCTGAACGTCCCGTACTTCGAGTTCCTCGACGGACTCCCCGAGGACAGCCTTGCAGCACTGCCCGAGGACCGCACGGTCACGGTGGTCTGCGCGAAGGGCGCGTCCAGCGAGTTCGTCGCGGGCCGCCTGCTCGACGCGGGCTACGACGCCGAACAGCTCGCCGACGGCATGCGCGGCTGGGCGCGCGTCTACGAGGCCCGCGAGGTCGAGACGGGCGGTGATGCGACGGTCGTGCAGTACCGCCGGCCGTCCAGCGGCTGTCTCGCGTACCTCGTCGCCTCGAACGGTGAGGGCGCGGTCATCGACCCGCTCCGGGCGTTCACCGACGCGTACGTCGAAGACGCCCGCGAGCGCGGCGTCAGCATCGAGTACGCCGTCGACACGCAC
Protein-coding sequences here:
- a CDS encoding YIP1 family protein, whose amino-acid sequence is MLRDALHGLRSLLFDPGSFFETHPPERSLAGAALVVVAVAVVTSVVVAGIGEYMAAQIDATVTRTTMEPWPESTCQSFAEMNVSLPEQCTIDEPRTEQVSVGAELRDAIYGRIPLIFFGTLLSWVVVAVALHAVGAFTGSRGSFTATLSVTGWAMPAQLVQTAFGVVGLVVLFSGVDFASDPELLADQLRQLTNTTGTAIGALGALVGTAWQAYIWTHGLHEGHDGTFGSAAAASGVVAVLLFVGSLV
- a CDS encoding DUF2270 domain-containing protein, producing the protein MPDDSSDSPGGDDATATDPELGVGLFETDMGPSSALAHVYRGEIHRMKFWRERLDRTTNWAVVVMAAVLTWAFSGRSNPHYLLLVGVVALGAFLGVEARRYRGYDIWRSRVRTLQENVVAVGLAPGETSPDADWRERLARDYREPTIKVSAEEAIAHRLRRIYLPLSTVLLVAWVVRVTAFSPAAWPASAAIGSLPGVVVTAAVAATYGTAVAVACRPRTWHARGELREESLRKHD
- a CDS encoding DsrE/DsrF/DrsH-like family protein; the encoded protein is MSAESAEPTREELAARVADLEARLDDADDEDQPKLSIIATKGTLDMAYPPLILATTAAAFDWDVTVFHTFWGLDVLHEERADSLELSAVGNPNLPVPNAVAALPGMDRVTTRMLERKLDANGTASVADLLETGIEMGVEFQACQMTIDLLDYDADDFYDGVTVGVGAATALRDMADADVQLLV
- a CDS encoding sulfurtransferase TusA family protein; translated protein: MNADETLDATGLSCPMPVVKTKQATDDLAVGDVLEVRATDPGSVSDLAGWADGTGGVELLDQTEDGDVYTHYVRRTDR